The following proteins are encoded in a genomic region of Bacteroides sp.:
- a CDS encoding NAD(P)H-binding protein — MKTALVIGATGLVGHQLVKQLMVDKDFDKVVLFSRRSTGLASPKLEEHLIDFDHPDQWQHLVKGDVLFSALGTTLSKAGSKKAQFKVDHGYQFQFAAAAARNAVPAYVLVSSAGASPRSKAFYMRMKGELERDVKGLLFSFIILIKPGPLQGNRQEKRLGENIGVAVIRFFNGLGLFKKYRPIGGDEVSRAMIRAYKQAKPGVSSFQLDELFALAQ, encoded by the coding sequence ATGAAGACAGCGCTTGTTATCGGGGCTACGGGACTGGTAGGCCATCAGTTGGTAAAACAATTGATGGTTGATAAGGATTTTGACAAAGTGGTTTTGTTTTCGCGGCGTTCAACGGGGCTTGCAAGCCCTAAGCTGGAGGAACACCTCATCGATTTTGACCATCCTGACCAGTGGCAACACCTGGTCAAGGGCGATGTGTTATTCTCGGCCTTGGGTACAACGCTTTCTAAGGCAGGCAGTAAAAAAGCCCAGTTTAAGGTTGATCATGGCTATCAGTTTCAGTTTGCTGCTGCTGCTGCACGCAATGCAGTGCCGGCCTATGTGCTGGTTTCATCAGCAGGGGCCAGCCCCAGAAGCAAGGCCTTTTATATGCGTATGAAAGGTGAACTGGAGCGCGATGTGAAAGGGCTGTTGTTTTCATTCATTATCCTGATCAAACCGGGCCCCCTGCAGGGAAATCGTCAGGAGAAGCGCTTGGGTGAAAATATAGGCGTGGCCGTTATTCGTTTTTTCAATGGTTTAGGCCTTTTTAAGAAATACCGGCCCATTGGTGGAGATGAAGTTTCCCGTGCGATGATCAGAGCCTATAAGCAAGCGAAACCAGGGGTGTCTTCTTTTCAGCTGGATGAATTGTTTGCCCTGGCCCAATAA
- a CDS encoding acylphosphatase, which produces MKKAIHISVQGRVQGVGFRYHSRAKAQETGVTGFVRNLSDGSVYIEAEGEESALEMFKLWVSKGPSWANVTSMDISPASLTGFENFEIF; this is translated from the coding sequence ATGAAAAAAGCCATTCACATCAGCGTGCAGGGGCGAGTCCAGGGTGTTGGATTCAGGTATCATTCCCGTGCCAAAGCACAGGAAACAGGAGTAACAGGATTCGTCCGAAACCTTTCCGACGGCAGTGTTTACATCGAAGCCGAAGGCGAGGAATCTGCACTGGAGATGTTCAAACTTTGGGTGAGCAAAGGACCTTCTTGGGCGAATGTCACCAGTATGGACATTTCTCCGGCATCCCTTACGGGCTTCGAAAATTTTGAAATATTCTGA
- the rlmD gene encoding 23S rRNA (uracil(1939)-C(5))-methyltransferase RlmD, translating to MARRHPLFNQVIENLPITSFAAEGKAIARVGELVVFLNYGAPGDVVDIRIKKTRKNYLEGEILKIHTTSPDRAEPFCEHFGLCGGCKWQHLDYERQLHYKQQQVVDSLERIGRVKPGSYELIPIAGSEKSTFYRNKLEYTFSDRRWLTKRDIESGEEFKDLNALGFHIPGLYDKVLDIKKCWLQPEPSNAIRLAVKAFALEQGLSFYDIREDKGLLRNLIIRNSSSGEVMVSMIFGENDTEGIRLVMDFIGDRFPEVTTLAYFINNKKNSSIVDLEPVIYNGNPYMMEEMEGLKFAIGPKSFFQTNAPQANRLYTIARDFAGLEGHEVVYDLYTGTGTIALFLAQQASKVIGVEYVEEAVVHARENAAFNGVTNTLFFAGDMPKVFNEVLLDRHGYPHVVVTDPPRAGMHSDVVKQVARSGADKVVYVSCNPATQARDIEMLIDTYILKKVQPLDMFPHTQHVESVALLIRKGLEE from the coding sequence ATGGCACGCAGGCACCCCCTGTTTAACCAGGTTATCGAGAACCTTCCCATTACAAGCTTTGCTGCCGAGGGTAAAGCCATTGCCCGGGTGGGCGAGCTGGTGGTGTTTCTGAATTACGGTGCCCCGGGCGATGTGGTGGATATCCGAATCAAAAAGACCAGGAAGAACTACCTGGAAGGGGAGATCCTGAAGATCCATACCACCTCACCAGACCGCGCAGAGCCCTTTTGTGAGCATTTTGGCCTTTGCGGGGGTTGTAAATGGCAGCACCTGGATTATGAAAGGCAGCTGCATTACAAGCAGCAACAAGTGGTCGACAGCCTGGAACGCATCGGCAGAGTGAAGCCCGGCAGCTATGAACTGATCCCCATTGCCGGATCAGAAAAATCGACTTTTTACCGCAACAAACTGGAATATACCTTCTCTGACAGGCGCTGGCTTACAAAAAGGGACATTGAATCTGGCGAGGAGTTTAAAGACCTGAACGCTCTTGGGTTTCACATCCCCGGACTTTACGACAAAGTGTTGGACATTAAAAAGTGCTGGCTGCAGCCCGAGCCTTCCAATGCCATCCGGCTTGCCGTCAAAGCCTTTGCACTTGAACAGGGACTTTCTTTTTATGACATTAGGGAGGATAAAGGATTGCTGCGTAACCTGATCATTCGCAACAGTTCAAGCGGGGAAGTGATGGTTTCGATGATTTTTGGAGAAAACGACACGGAGGGTATCAGGTTGGTGATGGATTTTATCGGTGACCGTTTTCCGGAGGTAACCACCCTGGCTTATTTTATCAACAACAAGAAAAACAGTAGCATTGTCGATCTGGAACCGGTGATTTATAACGGCAATCCCTATATGATGGAGGAGATGGAAGGGCTGAAGTTTGCCATTGGGCCCAAGTCGTTTTTCCAGACCAATGCGCCACAAGCTAATCGCTTGTATACCATTGCCCGGGATTTTGCAGGTCTGGAAGGGCACGAGGTGGTTTATGACTTATATACCGGAACGGGTACCATTGCCCTATTCCTTGCGCAGCAAGCTTCGAAGGTGATTGGTGTGGAGTATGTGGAAGAGGCCGTTGTGCATGCAAGGGAGAATGCTGCTTTTAATGGGGTTACCAATACCCTGTTTTTTGCAGGTGATATGCCCAAAGTGTTCAATGAGGTCCTGCTCGACCGTCACGGGTATCCGCACGTGGTCGTAACTGACCCCCCCCGGGCTGGCATGCATTCTGATGTGGTGAAACAGGTTGCCCGCAGCGGGGCAGATAAAGTGGTCTACGTTAGCTGCAACCCTGCTACACAGGCGAGGGACATTGAAATGCTCATTGACACTTACATCCTGAAGAAGGTGCAACCCCTGGACATGTTTCCGCATACCCAACATGTGGAAAGTGTTGCACTGCTCATTCGGAAAGGACTGGAGGAGTAA
- the mscL gene encoding large conductance mechanosensitive channel protein MscL, translating into MASFTKEFKEFAVKGNVIDMAVGIIIGGAFGKIISSLVSDIIMPPIGKLLGGVDFANLFYTLGDVSYATLAEATEAGAATINYGVFINTVIDFLLIALSIFFVIRWINKLKKKEAPAPAPEPTTKECPYCLTQIPIKATRCPNCTSQL; encoded by the coding sequence ATGGCATCATTTACAAAAGAGTTTAAGGAATTTGCCGTAAAAGGCAATGTGATTGACATGGCAGTTGGTATCATCATCGGAGGTGCCTTTGGAAAGATTATTTCCTCCCTGGTTAGCGACATTATTATGCCTCCCATAGGGAAATTGCTAGGAGGGGTAGATTTTGCCAACCTGTTTTACACGCTGGGTGATGTTAGCTATGCTACCCTCGCAGAAGCAACCGAGGCTGGAGCAGCCACCATTAATTACGGAGTTTTTATCAATACCGTCATCGACTTTCTGCTGATTGCCCTCTCCATTTTCTTTGTAATCCGATGGATTAATAAACTGAAGAAAAAGGAAGCACCGGCACCTGCTCCCGAACCAACTACCAAGGAGTGCCCCTATTGCCTGACTCAGATTCCAATCAAAGCAACCCGTTGTCCCAATTGTACTTCACAACTTTGA
- a CDS encoding ATP-binding protein has translation MSQTLKIAITGPESTGKSWLAEGLASHYQAPFVPEYARTYIDGLSRDYEKQDLLQIAKGQIAAQQEMELQAPVMLLCDTELIVIKVWSLHKYGTCDPFILSAIERQDFDLYLLCNIDLPWEFDEQREHPHLRQFFLNWYQKELEYYGFPYAVVRGLGEERLMCAVEAVEKVVRCEK, from the coding sequence GTGAGCCAAACCCTCAAGATTGCCATCACAGGGCCTGAGTCCACCGGCAAGAGCTGGCTGGCTGAAGGCCTGGCCTCGCATTACCAGGCCCCCTTTGTGCCTGAATATGCTCGCACCTATATCGATGGGCTATCGCGGGACTATGAAAAACAGGATCTCCTGCAAATAGCCAAAGGACAGATTGCTGCCCAGCAGGAAATGGAGCTGCAAGCCCCAGTGATGCTCTTATGCGACACCGAGCTGATTGTGATCAAAGTGTGGAGCCTGCATAAATACGGGACCTGCGACCCTTTTATTCTCAGTGCCATTGAAAGGCAGGATTTCGATCTGTACCTTTTATGCAATATAGACCTGCCCTGGGAATTCGATGAGCAGCGTGAGCATCCCCACTTGCGGCAATTTTTCTTAAACTGGTACCAGAAAGAACTGGAGTATTACGGCTTTCCCTATGCCGTGGTCAGGGGCCTGGGTGAGGAGCGTTTGATGTGTGCCGTTGAAGCTGTGGAGAAAGTAGTGAGATGTGAGAAGTGA
- a CDS encoding exonuclease domain-containing protein has translation MYAIIDIETTGGNPYRDKITEIAVFIHDGKQVVREYNTLINPERRIPPFITRMTGITDEMVARAPRFFEIAKEIVQLTQNTVFVAHNASFDYNFVRNEFKTLGYDFNRNHVCTVKLSRKLLPGKTSYSLGRLCQELGISINNRHRAAGDALATVKLFERLLKEHPEGFLNGFPGPFSPRQAMNPSLSEEHLEALPPRTGVYYFFNEKDEIIYIGKSKSIRQRVMSHFSSLKSQKALKMAGQVMRVDYEETGSELAALLLESEEIKRHQPLFNRRQRRNFFNYGLYSFTDPEGYLNLKVEKTSSSQTPHTSFANKEMGRDFLFKLVEKYNLCQNLSGLFPTSGACFQYAVKQCRGACLGIEPPQSYNQRVREALENASMPSQNMIIVDKGRRHGEKYLIMIEGGRFSAAGYAVPEEVQAMTPANLEMILQPATDNRDARLIISGFVRNKRVEKLIPF, from the coding sequence ATGTACGCCATCATCGACATCGAAACCACAGGGGGTAATCCCTACCGTGACAAGATCACCGAAATTGCCGTCTTCATCCACGATGGCAAGCAGGTGGTCCGGGAATACAACACCCTGATCAATCCTGAACGGCGTATTCCGCCTTTCATCACCCGTATGACGGGCATTACTGATGAAATGGTAGCCCGGGCTCCCAGATTTTTTGAGATCGCCAAAGAAATTGTTCAACTGACGCAGAATACGGTTTTCGTTGCCCACAATGCAAGTTTCGATTACAACTTCGTCCGCAATGAATTCAAAACCCTGGGTTATGATTTCAACCGGAATCACGTCTGCACCGTTAAGTTGAGCCGGAAGTTACTGCCCGGCAAGACCTCCTACAGCCTTGGCAGGCTTTGCCAGGAATTGGGTATCAGCATAAACAATCGCCACCGGGCAGCTGGTGATGCCCTGGCCACGGTAAAACTCTTTGAACGGCTACTCAAGGAACATCCCGAGGGCTTCCTCAATGGCTTTCCGGGTCCTTTCAGCCCCCGACAGGCGATGAATCCATCTCTTTCAGAAGAACATCTGGAGGCCCTTCCTCCCCGGACAGGGGTTTATTACTTCTTCAATGAAAAGGATGAAATTATCTACATCGGGAAAAGCAAAAGCATCCGCCAACGCGTCATGAGCCACTTCAGCTCGTTGAAATCGCAGAAAGCCTTGAAGATGGCCGGCCAGGTTATGCGGGTTGACTACGAGGAAACAGGGAGTGAACTGGCCGCACTTCTGCTGGAATCGGAAGAGATCAAGCGCCACCAGCCATTGTTTAACCGCCGGCAGCGCCGCAATTTTTTTAATTATGGGCTCTATAGCTTCACCGATCCGGAAGGATACCTGAACCTGAAAGTCGAAAAGACCAGCAGCTCCCAGACACCACATACCAGTTTTGCCAACAAGGAAATGGGCAGGGATTTTCTCTTTAAGCTTGTTGAGAAATACAATCTTTGCCAGAATCTCAGTGGTCTTTTCCCCACCAGCGGAGCTTGCTTCCAATATGCCGTAAAGCAATGCCGGGGCGCCTGCCTGGGGATTGAACCTCCCCAGAGTTATAACCAACGGGTCAGAGAGGCCCTGGAAAACGCTTCAATGCCCTCTCAAAACATGATCATCGTTGACAAGGGCCGCCGCCATGGAGAAAAATACCTGATCATGATCGAAGGCGGAAGGTTCAGCGCGGCAGGCTATGCCGTTCCCGAGGAGGTACAGGCCATGACACCAGCCAACCTGGAAATGATATTACAGCCGGCAACAGACAACCGCGATGCCCGGCTGATCATCAGCGGGTTTGTCCGCAACAAGCGCGTGGAGAAACTCATTCCTTTCTGA
- a CDS encoding S9 family peptidase, which translates to MKRLFLLLFPILMLASCGGPKTWGEAEAPIAEQKEEMLIAHGDTRIDFYYWLRERESPEVIAYLEAENTYLEAKMNFTAELQDTLFEEMKGRIKEDDQSAPFLSNGFYYYTRYEKGHEYPIYCRREGSMDTAEEILLNVNELAEGYPYFNVGDYDISLNNKLMAFSIDTMGRRQYTILFKDLETGTITESKLPNLSGNVVWAADHATVFYTSIDPVTLRYDRVYRYHFMNGEVPVEVYYEADETFYNMGVSRSKDDRFIMINISSTLSNEVRYLSADQPESTFQIFQERQPDMLYEVAPWKDKFYVTTNLEAQNFRLMETPINSTDMSHWEEVIAHRSDVLLEGIEVFTDYLVLQERSKGLRQLRVIHQADGQEHYLPFEEEAYTAGISANAVMNTPLLRYSYTSLTTPMSQYDYNMETGEATLVKQQEVLGDFDPVNYETRRFYVTARDGAEVPVTMVYTKGIEKNGNNPLLLYGYGSYGITTDPRFSSNVLSLLDRGFIYAMAHIRGGQEMGRQWYEDGKLLKKINTFYDFIDIADFLVAEGYTNPEKLFASGGSAGGLLVGAVINQRPELFKGVIAAVPFVDVVTTMLDETIPLTTAEYDEWGNPNVKEYYDYMLSYSPYDNVIPAEYPNILVTAGLHDSQVQYWEPAKWVAKLRQNNTGDNMILLYTNMEAGHGGASGRFRRLREVARQYAFLLELAK; encoded by the coding sequence ATGAAACGCTTATTTCTGCTGTTGTTTCCAATACTAATGCTGGCCTCCTGTGGCGGCCCGAAAACCTGGGGAGAAGCCGAAGCCCCTATCGCCGAACAAAAGGAAGAAATGCTGATCGCCCATGGGGATACCCGTATTGACTTTTACTACTGGTTGCGGGAAAGAGAAAGCCCTGAGGTGATTGCCTATCTCGAAGCGGAAAATACCTATCTCGAAGCAAAGATGAATTTCACCGCTGAATTACAGGACACCCTTTTCGAAGAAATGAAAGGCCGCATCAAGGAAGACGACCAGTCAGCGCCTTTCCTGTCTAATGGCTTTTATTATTACACCCGCTATGAGAAGGGTCACGAATACCCCATTTATTGCAGGCGCGAAGGCAGCATGGATACCGCCGAAGAAATCCTGCTCAATGTCAATGAACTGGCCGAAGGTTATCCTTATTTCAATGTAGGTGATTACGATATTAGCCTCAACAACAAACTGATGGCCTTTAGCATTGACACCATGGGCCGAAGGCAGTATACCATCCTGTTTAAGGATCTGGAAACGGGAACCATCACTGAAAGCAAGTTGCCCAACCTGAGTGGGAATGTGGTCTGGGCTGCCGACCATGCCACCGTGTTCTATACCTCCATTGACCCGGTGACCCTGCGTTACGACCGTGTATACCGGTATCATTTCATGAATGGTGAAGTGCCCGTGGAGGTATATTATGAAGCCGATGAAACCTTTTACAATATGGGCGTTTCGCGCTCAAAAGACGATCGTTTTATTATGATTAACATCAGCAGCACGCTGAGCAATGAGGTTCGTTACCTGTCAGCAGACCAGCCCGAGAGCACCTTTCAGATTTTTCAGGAACGGCAGCCCGATATGTTGTATGAGGTGGCTCCCTGGAAAGATAAGTTTTATGTCACCACCAATCTTGAGGCACAAAACTTTCGCCTGATGGAGACCCCGATCAATTCCACCGACATGAGCCACTGGGAGGAAGTAATCGCCCACCGCAGCGACGTATTGCTCGAAGGCATTGAAGTATTTACCGATTATCTTGTTCTTCAGGAACGCAGCAAGGGGTTGCGGCAGTTGCGTGTGATTCATCAGGCCGACGGGCAGGAACACTACCTGCCTTTTGAAGAAGAAGCCTATACCGCCGGTATCAGCGCGAACGCCGTAATGAATACCCCTTTGCTCCGCTACAGCTATACCTCGTTGACAACCCCCATGAGCCAGTACGACTATAACATGGAGACAGGTGAGGCAACGCTTGTAAAACAACAGGAGGTGCTGGGCGATTTTGACCCGGTCAACTATGAAACCCGCCGTTTCTATGTTACTGCCCGCGATGGGGCAGAAGTGCCCGTCACTATGGTTTACACTAAAGGCATTGAAAAGAACGGCAATAACCCGCTCTTGCTTTATGGGTATGGTTCTTATGGTATCACCACAGATCCGCGCTTTAGCTCCAACGTGCTCAGTTTGCTAGACCGGGGTTTCATTTATGCAATGGCGCATATCAGGGGTGGACAGGAAATGGGCCGGCAGTGGTACGAAGATGGCAAGTTGCTGAAAAAGATAAATACCTTTTACGATTTCATCGACATTGCCGATTTTCTGGTGGCTGAAGGCTATACCAATCCTGAAAAGCTCTTTGCCAGCGGCGGCAGCGCCGGCGGTTTGCTGGTGGGTGCTGTAATCAACCAGCGTCCGGAGTTGTTCAAAGGCGTGATAGCAGCCGTTCCCTTTGTGGATGTGGTCACCACCATGCTCGATGAAACCATCCCTTTGACTACAGCCGAGTACGACGAATGGGGTAACCCCAATGTCAAGGAGTATTACGACTATATGCTGTCGTATTCGCCCTATGATAACGTCATCCCCGCGGAATACCCCAATATACTGGTCACGGCCGGACTTCACGATTCACAGGTGCAGTATTGGGAGCCCGCCAAGTGGGTGGCCAAGCTACGGCAAAATAATACCGGCGATAACATGATCCTGCTCTATACCAATATGGAAGCCGGCCATGGGGGCGCCTCAGGCAGGTTCCGTCGCCTCAGGGAAGTGGCTCGTCAATATGCTTTCCTGCTGGAACTGGCTAAGTAA
- a CDS encoding agmatine deiminase family protein yields MFLFRPLTILFFISLFLNASVFAQEPLPHWMTEAEKAIFQDYLDNIPEGKSTSPPIGIPRAPGEFEEVQGVIVTWASYSYELREIVRHAREVVTVYIICSNISNVQNYLTSGNVSLDNIVFIQASFNSVWVRDYGPQSIYLAEDGQLAFADWVYNRPRPLDDQIPVVMSDHLDLPIYQMTSSPNRLVATGGNFMTDGFGTGFSSELILAENSSLSVTQIDNIAHNYLGIDRYIKMPELPYDNISHIDMHMKLINEETLLVGEFPTGVSDGPYIENNLQAVLQNFPSVYDRQYKVVRIPMPASSSGSYSPYTSYRTYTNSLILNDLVLVPIYGLFPDSQALQIYEDAMPGCNIVGINMESVIGASGAIHCIAREIAADDPILFAHASPDTLPSWQDSYEMKAAIHSYSDITEAQFYWTKDPQLGFTTEEMLLENDTFRFWVPRQDCNTEIFYYFSATNGNNKTSTKPLVAPEGYYSLFLDGQGVDFYADQQQLMVGESITFQLCDEGQYDFVWNFGEGAEPSAAEGAGPHTVVYQTSGLKTISLTANDDIQVTREDYIEVLGPNNIMLMVETEGQGTTEPEPGTHYYEEGSNVELTATAASGWEFDNWLLMPGEETLDTETITLTLNENTTAKAIFQQSTVSITSPERSLRFMVYPNPSDGHITLSLPANPARVEYTVTTIQGQIIHRGVIPPRATAPLISLNLSGQPAGIYLIRLTDGNVSQLEKVMIR; encoded by the coding sequence ATGTTTTTATTTCGTCCCTTAACAATCCTTTTCTTTATTTCCCTGTTTTTAAATGCCTCAGTGTTTGCCCAGGAACCCTTGCCCCACTGGATGACTGAGGCTGAAAAGGCCATCTTCCAGGATTACCTGGACAACATTCCCGAAGGGAAATCCACCTCCCCTCCTATTGGCATCCCACGAGCCCCAGGTGAGTTTGAGGAAGTGCAGGGCGTCATTGTGACATGGGCCAGTTATTCCTATGAGTTGCGTGAGATTGTCCGACACGCCAGGGAGGTGGTTACGGTTTACATTATTTGCTCAAATATTTCTAATGTTCAGAATTACCTTACTTCAGGTAATGTATCCCTCGACAACATCGTTTTTATTCAGGCCTCCTTTAACTCGGTATGGGTAAGGGATTACGGCCCCCAAAGCATTTATCTTGCAGAAGATGGCCAACTGGCCTTTGCCGACTGGGTATACAACCGCCCCCGCCCCCTTGACGACCAGATACCCGTGGTGATGTCCGATCACCTGGACTTGCCCATTTACCAGATGACCAGCAGCCCCAATCGCCTGGTCGCTACCGGAGGAAACTTTATGACTGATGGCTTTGGCACCGGATTCTCTTCCGAACTCATCCTGGCTGAAAACAGCAGCCTCTCGGTAACGCAGATTGACAACATTGCCCACAATTACCTGGGTATTGATCGCTACATCAAAATGCCTGAGTTGCCCTACGATAACATCAGCCACATCGATATGCACATGAAGCTGATCAACGAGGAGACCCTCCTGGTTGGAGAGTTCCCCACTGGGGTATCCGATGGCCCTTATATTGAGAACAATCTGCAGGCGGTCCTTCAGAATTTTCCCAGTGTATACGACAGACAATACAAGGTAGTACGAATCCCAATGCCTGCCAGTTCTTCCGGATCCTATTCCCCCTACACCTCCTATCGTACCTATACCAATTCCCTGATCCTGAACGACTTGGTGCTGGTGCCCATCTACGGGCTCTTTCCTGATAGTCAGGCCCTGCAGATCTATGAGGATGCCATGCCCGGCTGCAATATTGTGGGTATTAACATGGAGTCGGTCATAGGGGCCAGTGGCGCCATCCATTGCATCGCAAGGGAAATCGCTGCTGACGATCCTATCCTGTTTGCCCATGCTAGCCCCGACACCCTCCCTTCCTGGCAGGATTCCTATGAGATGAAGGCAGCCATCCACAGCTATTCAGATATTACAGAAGCTCAATTTTATTGGACAAAAGATCCCCAGCTTGGATTCACTACGGAAGAAATGTTGCTCGAAAATGATACCTTCAGGTTCTGGGTACCCAGGCAGGATTGTAATACCGAGATCTTTTACTATTTCAGCGCAACCAACGGGAACAACAAAACCAGTACCAAGCCCTTGGTAGCACCAGAAGGATATTACAGTTTATTCCTGGATGGGCAGGGAGTTGATTTTTATGCTGACCAACAGCAGTTGATGGTTGGAGAATCCATTACTTTTCAGCTTTGTGACGAAGGCCAGTATGACTTCGTCTGGAACTTTGGCGAAGGGGCTGAGCCTTCGGCAGCAGAAGGGGCCGGACCACATACTGTGGTTTACCAGACCAGCGGCCTGAAGACCATCAGCCTCACCGCAAACGATGACATTCAGGTTACCCGTGAGGATTACATTGAAGTGTTAGGCCCCAACAACATCATGCTGATGGTGGAAACGGAAGGACAAGGCACAACTGAACCAGAACCAGGAACCCATTATTATGAGGAAGGCAGTAATGTGGAACTAACTGCCACCGCAGCTTCAGGTTGGGAATTCGACAATTGGCTGCTGATGCCCGGCGAAGAGACCCTTGATACGGAGACCATCACCCTGACCCTGAATGAGAACACCACGGCAAAAGCCATCTTCCAGCAATCAACGGTTAGCATTACTAGTCCTGAACGAAGCCTGCGCTTCATGGTTTACCCCAATCCTTCCGATGGACATATCACGCTTTCCCTGCCCGCCAATCCGGCCAGGGTTGAATATACCGTCACCACTATTCAGGGGCAAATCATTCACCGGGGAGTCATCCCTCCAAGGGCAACTGCCCCGCTCATCAGCCTGAACCTCAGCGGGCAGCCTGCCGGAATTTACCTGATTCGCCTTACAGATGGAAATGTTTCCCAGCTGGAGAAAGTCATGATCCGGTAA
- a CDS encoding response regulator has translation MNPPPFKKVFIHEDNKTEGMLLRLCLSAIHGISVENFPDGRTLLSRIDEEPEVLITGLNDEEDIDLIKTIRSITPATEIIVMSAQQDVDLIAQVQDTGIYNYVVKSEACIEYVKEVLEKLFGLK, from the coding sequence ATGAATCCTCCCCCATTTAAGAAAGTCTTTATCCACGAAGACAACAAGACTGAAGGCATGCTTCTGCGGCTTTGCCTGTCTGCCATACACGGCATTTCGGTCGAGAATTTCCCTGACGGGCGAACCCTCCTGAGCCGCATTGACGAGGAACCTGAAGTCCTTATCACCGGCTTAAACGACGAAGAAGACATTGACCTGATCAAGACCATCAGGTCGATAACCCCTGCTACCGAGATCATCGTCATGTCGGCGCAGCAGGATGTCGACCTGATAGCCCAGGTGCAGGACACAGGCATTTACAACTATGTTGTAAAAAGCGAGGCCTGCATTGAGTATGTCAAGGAAGTCCTCGAAAAACTTTTCGGGCTGAAGTAA
- a CDS encoding radical SAM protein, whose amino-acid sequence MTRRRLNKAIKRLKQLPGGKAFFSYAGNKFRHYGLKATGSTWVAHPSTIMLELSAHCNIHCTICPREYGYGKAMDKGFMDLQHAKRIIDKTWPYLDSIGLTGMGETFLYPHLEEVVDYIRSKNQGIVISASVNAYAPKTKEYANKLRNKIDTLQVSIDGLDEVYDRIRQGSDFKTFSANLSQLSSILRGSSTDLMLNMVVTKENYFQMSQLLAFASQVGIRFVNFTIFNLAAVTGIDVSYYDFYLSEEFAAAKQELDQARAKYSGIETTFWEHNPEKGFKNCPFPWSHFYVCWNGEVAPCCAKPFPKELTFGNAFEKPLMEILNSRGYQSFRKMWQNNQTHPFCQKCHFIDLPVAISS is encoded by the coding sequence ATGACCAGAAGAAGGCTCAACAAGGCCATCAAGCGGCTGAAACAACTACCGGGCGGCAAGGCTTTTTTCAGCTATGCCGGCAACAAATTCCGTCATTATGGGCTGAAAGCCACCGGCAGCACCTGGGTGGCACATCCATCCACGATTATGCTCGAACTGAGCGCCCACTGCAATATCCATTGCACCATATGCCCGCGCGAATACGGGTATGGGAAAGCCATGGACAAGGGGTTTATGGATCTGCAGCACGCCAAAAGAATCATCGACAAGACCTGGCCTTACCTGGACTCTATCGGCCTGACCGGAATGGGTGAGACCTTTCTGTATCCCCACCTGGAAGAAGTGGTTGATTATATCCGCTCGAAAAACCAGGGCATCGTGATCTCTGCTTCCGTTAATGCTTATGCCCCCAAGACCAAAGAATACGCCAACAAACTCAGGAATAAAATCGACACCCTGCAGGTCAGCATTGACGGGTTGGATGAGGTATATGACCGAATCCGGCAGGGTTCTGACTTCAAGACTTTTTCGGCTAACCTTTCGCAGTTATCCAGTATCTTGAGAGGCTCTTCCACCGACCTGATGCTAAACATGGTGGTAACCAAAGAAAACTACTTTCAGATGAGCCAACTGCTGGCCTTTGCCAGTCAAGTGGGCATCCGGTTCGTAAATTTTACCATCTTTAACCTGGCGGCTGTTACAGGCATTGATGTATCGTATTATGATTTTTATCTTTCAGAGGAATTTGCGGCAGCCAAACAGGAACTGGATCAGGCACGTGCAAAGTATTCCGGCATTGAAACCACCTTCTGGGAACATAACCCGGAGAAAGGTTTCAAAAACTGCCCCTTCCCCTGGTCGCATTTTTACGTCTGCTGGAACGGAGAGGTAGCCCCCTGTTGCGCCAAACCCTTCCCAAAGGAACTTACGTTTGGAAATGCCTTTGAAAAACCCCTGATGGAAATCCTGAACAGCCGCGGGTACCAAAGCTTCAGAAAAATGTGGCAAAACAACCAAACCCATCCTTTTTGCCAAAAGTGTCATTTCATTGATCTTCCAGTGGCCATTTCTTCTTAG
- a CDS encoding thiamine-binding protein: protein MKASVEISMYPLGREYIPDIKAFIERMKSHHGIICEVNGMSTQLFGDYREIMNALTEEMEASFRQNGTSVFVLKIVNAFLQQ, encoded by the coding sequence ATGAAAGCATCGGTTGAAATTAGCATGTATCCCCTGGGCCGCGAATATATACCCGATATCAAGGCATTCATTGAGCGGATGAAAAGCCATCACGGCATCATCTGCGAAGTGAACGGGATGAGCACCCAGCTTTTTGGCGATTACCGTGAGATTATGAATGCCCTCACGGAAGAAATGGAAGCTTCATTCCGGCAAAATGGCACAAGTGTTTTTGTGCTCAAAATTGTCAATGCCTTTTTGCAGCAATAG